The Vagococcus penaei genome includes the window TCTTTTGGCGTAACGTTGTAGCAACTTGGTCTGCCATCTCTCTAATGACTATTTCAATTTCGGCTCTTTTATAATAATCTCTATCTAATATTTGGGATTTACCATAGGATTTCTCTTTAACGATGGTACGTTCGTTTAACAAACTACGATCGATTCCCCAAGCATGAGCAAATAATTGTAAGCCAATCACACCCAATTCTTTTTTTAAAGCAAAAGGATCAGCAAAGGCTAAATCATGAACAGTTTTAATAGCGAATAAGTGAGTTAATTTTTTAGATAACTTAGACCCAATACCCACATATCAGTTAAACAATCAATTTTCCAAAGTGTTTCAGGTATGCACTCGTACGTCCACTGCTCGATAAAATTGGGGTTATGTTTAGCAGCAATGTCTAAACAAACTTTAGCTAACAATGGATTAGGACCAATCCCAATCTTAACGATAAGTCCTAATGTATTCCAGATGTCTTGACGAATTTTTTTAGCAATGTCATGTGTCGTACCAAATAGTAGGTGAGAACCAGAAACATCGATAAAACTTTCATCAATACTGTAAATATAATGGAAATCTTTGGATGTATAGTTTCTTAAAATGTCATTTAATTTTTGATTGAATTTTAAGTATAGAGACATTCGTGGTGGAACAATAATTAAATCAGGATGGCTAGGCAGATCATACTTGCGGGTAACATTAGTTATCCCGAGTTTTTCTTTGGCCATTGGACTAGCAGCGAGACATAAACCTCCAGAATTTTCAGCTTTTGACATAACAACAAGCATTGTAGTCATAGGATTTAAGCCTCTCATACGGCATTCAACAGAGGCATAAAAGCTTGTTACATCGATACACATGATATCACGATTAGGTTCTTGTGAGTAATCGTAGTACATGTTTGGTCATCTCCTTTATTATATCGACAACTTTAATTAACTTAGTAAGAATATTATACGAACGTATGTTCCTTTTGTAAAGGGGAACAGCATTTTTATTTAATTAAAATTAATGATAAACCGAACAGATAGACAAAGTATCAGGTTTTTGAGGCTCTTTGTCAAATTGGACTGATGAGTTAAATTTATCATCTTTTTTAGTTATTTAATTTTTATAAGGTCGCTCATCAAGAAAATTCTTATTCTCATAGTGTTAAACGATTTGAACCCGTATGAAACTCTTTTTAGTGTTTTTATATGGGTATTCTTAGCTTCAATTTTTCCATTGGAAAAATCATAAAGAAGAGCATTACGAATACCATCTTCATACACCAGTAAGTTCTCTAATTTATCTTTAAATAGTGTATCTAAGCCAGTAGATAAGTTTTTCAAAAGTTCAAAAAATGAATGAGCGTCTTTATTTCTAAAGTGATACGTTAATAATTGGAAACTATCATAGGCTTTTTTTAGATTCAAAGAGAATGAGAGTAGTCGATCAATCATCATTGATTCCGTTAAAAGTGGATACTTTGGAGAAGGGAAACTTTTCCAGGTTTTGAATTCAGAAATAGAAACAGTCAATTGATTTTTTAAAAGGAATTTCCAATTTGATTTTAGTTTATTGGCCTCTGATTTTTTCTTAGCGACATTCAAGAGCTTCATTTCTCGTACTCTAAACTCATTAAAAGCGGTGTTTAGGTGTTTTACAACAT containing:
- a CDS encoding type VI secretion protein ImpB, with the protein product MYYDYSQEPNRDIMCIDVTSFYASVECRMRGLNPMTTMLVVMSKAENSGGLCLAASPMAKEKLGITNVTRKYDLPSHPDLIIVPPRMSLYLKFNQKLNDILRNYTSKDFHYIYSIDESFIDVSGSHLLFGTTHDIAKKIRQDIWNTLGLIVKIGIGPNPLLAKVCLDIAAKHNPNFIEQWTYECIPETLWKIDCLTDMWVLGLSYLKN